The Balearica regulorum gibbericeps isolate bBalReg1 chromosome 26, bBalReg1.pri, whole genome shotgun sequence genome contains the following window.
ATGTGGAGGTaccggggggggacgggacacccCGCCGtccccctggggacccccgccTCTGCCACGCCGGGGTCCCACGGCCGGGGTGGGGTGACACCCGCTGACGCCCCGGGTGTTGTGACCAGGCCAACTCGTCGCGGGCGCAGGAGGACCTGGAGGGCGAGTTCCAGTCGCTGTACACGCTGCTGGACGAGCTGAAGGACGAGATGCTGATGAAGATCAAGCAGGACCGCGCCAGCCGCACCTACGAGCTGCAGGTGAGAGCCCGCCCGGCGCGGCCCTCCGCACGCCGGCACCCTCGCCCACCgctgcccctctcccctccccacgcCAGGCCCAGCTGGCGGCGTGTGCCAAGGCCCTGGAGAGCtcggaggagctgctggaggcgGCCAACCAGGCCCTGGGGACGGCCAACCACCACGACTTCCCCCAGGTGCGTCCCCACCGCTGCGGGGAGATGTCCCCGGCCGGCTGCCCCCCACGCCGGGGGTGTCCCCGCCCCGTGCTCGCCGATCGATGCTGCgctctcccttctttctttctgcgCCGGGGCGACgctgggctggctgtgcccGCTGCGGGGCGGGGTGGGAGCACGgagacacccccaccccccccggggTGATCCCCGAGCTGCCCGGTGACGCGGGGTGGGCACCGGCGGGCGTATGGGATGCCGTGCCGTGGGGGTGCCGTGCCGTGGGGCAGCGCCGCGGGGATGCGGGGATGCTGTTCTGCTGGGTACCGCAGCGGGGACGCGGGCACGCTCCGCCACGCTGGCGCCGGGGCGGTGGTCCGGGCACGCTGTACTGCGCTGGCTCCTGGCACTGCTCCTCTCacctgcttttttatttttcctcctcttttcctctgcGCTCGCAAGGCTGCCAAACAGATCAAGGATAGGTACGGCACCCCCGTGCCCCCCGGTCCCACTAACCCCCACCCTCCTCCCAGGCAGGGCCCTGCGGCGGGCGGCCCTGTGGGTGCCGGGGTGGCTCTGCCCACCCTCCCCACAGCCacgcagggcgggggggggggggggagcagtcAGGGCTGGGTGGGCGTCTGGGTCCCGGCCCCGCTGACCCACGTCCctgtgtcgtgtcccccccccccgcgcagCGTGACGATGGCACCCGCCTTCCGCCTCTCGCTCAAGGCCAAGGTGAGCGACAACATGAGCCACTTGATGGTGGATTTTGCCCAAGAACGCCGCCTGCTCCAGGCCCTCGCCTTCCTGCCAGGTATCGCCCACGGGCAGCGGGTGACGGGGACGCCGGAGGACGGGGCACGGCGGGTGGGTTCTCCCAGTGCGAGGGAAGGGCAGTGCCGGGGGCGTGGAGAGCTGTGCCAGCCCGGCAAGGGGACGGCGCGAGGGTGGGGTTCGGGGGTTAAGGGGTCTGCTGGGTGCCAGCGGGTGGGTGAGGAGCTGGAGGGGGGGTGCCAGGCCTGGGGCACCCCACGGTACCCCATCCAGAGGGGCGAGAAGGCGCcggggatggagggaggaggggtggTCGGATGCTGTGGCTTAGGGGTAAGGTGGGCGCCGTGCCCGGGGCCTCTGGGGTGCCCGATGGGGGGGGTCCCTAGGGTGCTGTGCCCACGGGTCCTGCGGGTGCCATGCCCGGGGTCTCTGAGGTGCCGAGCCCATGGGTCCTACGGGTGCCccgggggtccctgggggtgctggggacaccctggctggcagcagggctgcagcggGGGGGGACACTGGCACGGCTGCTCCTGCGGGCAGTGCCCAGCACCCCCGAGATTGACCTGGCGGAGTCGCTGGTGGCCGATAACTGTGTGACGCTGGCCTGGAGGATGCCCGACGAGGACAGCAAGATCGACCACTACGTGCTGGAGTACCGCAGGACCAACTTCGAGGGGCCCCCCCGCGCCAAGGAGGACCAGCCCTGGATGGTGGTCGAGGGCATCAAGGGCACCGAGTACACGCTCTCCGGTGAGGGCGCGGGGGGCAGCGCTGGCCCCAAACGCAccgggctgggagcagaggctgcGGGTGGCAGGGCTCTGGGGGCTGTCCCAGGGGGCTGGTGGCAGTTGGGGACATGGGGGGTCGCagtgccccccgccccgtgccctCCGTTGTGACCCTGCTGTACCTGCAGGGCTGAAGTTTGACATGAAGTACATGAATTTTCGGGTACGGGCGTGTAACAAGGCTGTGGCGGGCGAGTTCTCCGAGCCGGTCACTTTGGAAACAAGAGGTGGGTACTGGGGGGTGCAgggcacacccccccccgccccgtgccaCCCCACGCTGCCCCTTCCCAAGCGTGCCAGGGTTCCGTGAGCCCTcggtcggggcgggggggatgcGCTGACGGTGGCTGTCCCCAGCGTTCATGTTTCGGCTGGACGCCAGCACGTGCCACCAGAACCTGCGCGTGGAGGAGCTCAGCGTGGAGTGGGATGCCACGGGGGGCAAGGTGCAGGACGTCAAGGCGCGCGAGAAGGACGGCAAGGGCAGGACAGCCTCACCCGCCAACTCGCCTGCCAGGTAATGTCACCCCCCGCATTGTCACCCCGGCAttgcccacccccccccgggcgATGCCAACCCAGCCCTCCTCTCCGGCGTGCGTCCGTCCTAGGGTGGTGCAGTCGCCCAAGAGGATGCCCTCGGGGCGCGGGGGCAGAGATCGCTTCACCGCCGAGTCCTACACGGTTCTGGGTGAGTGCCGGGGGCACCcggtgggtgctggtgggggcCCCGCAGACACCCGGGGCacgggaggggacggggacgcTGAGGGGAGAGGGTGACCCCGGGGGCACAGGGGGTGGCACGGGGCACCCAGGGGGGACCCGGCAGGATCGGGGACAGGACGGGGCACCCCGTGGGTGCCGCAGGCAGAGCCGTGCCCCGTGCCCGCAGGTGACACGTTGATCGACGGGGACGACCACTACTGGGAGGTGCGGTACGACCGGGACAGCAAAGCTTTCGGCGTGGGGGTGGCATATCGCAGCCTGGGCAAATTCGATCAGCTGGGCAAGACCTCGGCGTCCTGGTGCCTCCACCTCAACAACTGGCTGCAGGTCAGCTTCAGCGCCAAGCACGCCAACAAGGCCAAGGTGCTGGACGTGCCTGTGCCCGACTGCATCGGCGTCTACTGCAACTTCCACGAAGGTGGGTGCGGGACGGGGCGGGGACGGGAGGGTGGGCGCGGGGACCGCCACCACCACCGCGGGCACCGGCAACGGGCACCGACGCGTCCAGCGTGGGCAGCGCCACCGCCccagaggctgggctggggcggggggggtctGCAAGCCCTGTGCCCCCACCCCTGTGCCCGCAGGGTTCCTGTCCTTCTACAACGCCAGGACCAAGCAGCTGCTCCACACCTTCAAGGCCAAGTTCACGCAGCCGGTGCTGCCCGCCTTCACGGTAAGGGGCTGGGCAGCTCCTCTGGGGCTGCCGGCGGTGGGGTTCAGTGCCCCCCCCAGCGCCGTGCCAGCCCCCCTCCTGTGCCCGCAGGTCTGGTGCGGCAGCTTCCACGTCTCCTCGGGCTTGCAGGTGCCCAGCGCGGTGAAATGCCTCCAGAAACGCAACAGCACGGCCAGCAGCTCCAACGCCAGCCTGCCCTAGagccgtgcccccccccccccagccccgcgggcaCCCCCAAAGGCGAGAGCACTGAATgtaccccccccctccccaagcccccccccccatgcgTTGTGCTGGcggggctgtgccagccccccagagctggggtgCGCCGGCACCCCCCGGCCCTGCCagctgacccccccccccccccccactctgTGCCACCCCCCCCATCGCTGGCACCGGGCTGCACCCATCGAGAGCTGCTTCTGGCCTGAAGAATAAACTGGGACGTAGGTGTGACGCGGCCGTGGCTGGGGCACGGGGCGCAGGGTGCCACCAGCCCGAGGTGGAgaagggggattttttttgggggggggggaaggggggggtgtccccgtgCCACCCCCATGGCGCAAGGAGCTGAGATGGGGCTGAGCGGGACAGTGCCTTTATTCGGGATGGTGCCTGGGGCGATGCCCCCCCCAAATATGCGGGTTGGGGTTCTGCTGctggctccccccccccccaggctgtaCCACCtgcacccccccctccccggtgcccccccagccctaGGGGGGTGCTGGGATCGTGGGGGGGCAGctgggtgtccccccccgcGCCGGCGCCCGTCAGTCCTCGATGAGAGCTCGGCGCAGCTGCAGCTTCTTGGGGAGCTCCTCGGCCATGCCTGCGGGGGGGGAGGTGACCGCCTGCAGGGGACCCGGGGGTCCGGCCCCCCCCCAGCTGGTGACAGGACCCAGGAACCCAGGGGGTCCTGGCACACCCCCACATCCCCCCTCCCGCAGCGGGAcctggacacccccccccgggtcGTGGGGTGGCAGGATGGGGTGCTGAGCTCTGGGGGTCTCGCTCACCTGCAGAGAAGggcaggggtttgggggggggggggccctgcctcagtttccccaagcCCGGCCAGCCTCACCCTGCTCGGTCACGTAGGTCTGCTCCTCCGGGATGGCCCCAAATGGGGgggctccccccggccccccccccgggggctgCAGCACGGGGCTCGGGGGGCTCGGGGATGGCTTCAGCACCCTGAGCCcacggggctgggcagggggcagCCGGGCGGTGGTCAGGGACCCTCCGCCTGCCCCgacacccccaaacccccccagaccccccccgTGCCAGTTGGCAACACTGCGGCAGCTCTGGCCCCCCCAACACCATCCCACTGCACCCCACGTCACCCCAACGCTCACGTGACTCCAGCAACCCCCCAAAGACCCTCCGCCACCCCCAACCACTCCCAACACCATCCCGCgagacccccccagcccccgtAGCCCCCCCGTAGCCCCCCGAGCCGCAGGCTGCAGTCGGGGGGCAGGGGGCCGCAGGCCGCCCTTGCTGCTCTCCACAAAGAACCGCACCACCTCGGCCATGCTGGGGGGACACACTGTGTCACTCGGGgacccccccctgccatgggtccccccccatagccccccgttccctgcccacagccccactggccttgggggggggggtcccagccctgTGGGTCTCAGCTctttgggggggtccctgtcCTTTTGGGGTCCCAGTCCCTTGGGTCTCACCCCCTTAGGGGTCCCGGCCTTGGGTGTCCCAGTTCCCAGGCACCCTAGTCCTGGGGGGGGTCCAGATCCTTGGGGGTCCCAGTCCCTTGGGGGGGTCCCAGTTCCCAGGGCTCCTTGCCtttggggggggtcccagctCCTTGAGGGGGGCCTTGGGGTTGTCAGACCCCATGGGTGCCAGTCCCTTGGGTGCCAGCCCAGGGGCTCGGGTGGGTGCCGGCgggaggtgtggggggtgtgcggggtccccgtccccatcGCTCACCGGCGTGTCCACATCGATGACGTAGCCCTGGTCCACGCGGTTCACCCTGGAGCGCTGCAGCAGCACCGCGCTGCCGAGGGGGCTGCGTCAGCGGGGGGCTGCCACCCCTCGCCCTGGGGACACCCCTCGCACGGGGACCCACATCCGGAGACCACCCCTCACACGGGGACCTGCACCCCGTGGGGACCCTCGCCCTGGGGACACCCCTCGCACGGGGACCCACATCCCGAGACCACCCCTCACATTGGCACCTGCACCCCGTGGGGACCCTCGCCCTGGGGGGACACCCCCTCACATGTGGCCCCtcaccctggggacacccctTGCATAGGGACCCaggtcctggggacccccctcGCAGGGGGACCCCCACCCTGATGGCACCCCTTGCATGGGGACCCTcgccctgggggggggggacacccctcACACGGGGACTCGCGCTGCGATGCCGCCCGTCCCTGTCCCCGGACCCCCGCTCACCTTCTGCCCTGCCTGGTGCTCTCTGCGTCCCTCTCCCACCctgtgtccccagcccccccccccccccggggacccccagtgtcccccagtgtccccagcccccccgtgcccccccacGGGGTGTCCCCCACCTTCAGTGCCACCTCCCGTCCCCTCAGCCTGAGGACGAGCCCCCCTCCCTCGGCCCGTACGGCCACCAGCTCGCCCAGGTCCAGCACcgccaggggctgggggcacccgAGCGTGGGCCCCCCCTGCCCACCACCACCATGGACACGAGTGCGCCAGGCCTCAGCCCCCTCtgggacccccccggccccctgccccaggctgggcCCCCTCCCTCACCTCCGTGGGGGTCCCAGCCTGgtggacaccccccccccccgccccagtgTCACCCAAAGGTCCCAGCCCAGGCATCCCACCTTGGGGGTCCCAGTCCCAGGGGTCCCACCCCGGGGGGGTCTGGCCCAGGGGGGTCTCTGGGGTCCCATCTCGGGGAGGGGTCCCACCTCAGGGCTCTCAGCTGGGGGTGGGTCCCAGGGGTCCCAGTCTGGAGGAACCCACCAGGTCCCACCCACAGGTTTCTTGTCCTGGGGGGTCCCAccctgggggggtcctgggggtgtCTCCGGGTCCCAGCCTGGACGGGGGGGTCCCAATCCCGGGGTCGCAGCCTGGAGGGGTGTCATCgtccccccccagcggcaccATCCCGGGGGTCCCAccctggggggggtcccagccccggGACATGACAGCGGTGCCAGGCCGCAGGGTGGGTCCCAGACACGGGGGTCCCACCCAGGGGGGTCCCAGCTTGGGGGAATCTCCCGGGTCCCGCCCAGGACAGCCCACCCGGGGGTCCCGGTCCCGGGGgtcctgcccgcagcccccccccccccccgtacctCGCAGTGCCCCCGCGGAAGGCGAGCGGGACCCCCCGCAGCCCGGCCCAGACCCCCCGGGAGCcctgcgggggggggacgggccTCAGCTCCGGcaccgggggctgcggggggcaccggcaccggcaccccgGGCTCCGCGGGGACGCTCCGGGCGGTGGAGGGGACCGGGGTGGTGGGTCGGTCCCGGGAGGGTCAgtgccgggggggggccggggtcGGTCCCGGGGGGTGCCAGCCCACCCGGTCCCTCGGGCCCCGCTTCTCCACGAAGCCCTCGTAGCTGTGCCGGTCCCGGGGGGGGGCAGTGCCACCGGCCGGGCCAGCTCCGCCCGCCGCAGGAGCCGCAGGTGCCGCCGGACCGGGCCGGCCCCTCCCGGGCTGcgggcaccgggcagccccgccCCGGGGCGAAGGGCAGCGGGGGGGTccccggccggggggggggggggggcggtcaGGGCCCCGGGCCGGGGCTGTGTCCCCCCCGCTGCGGCAGGTGCGGGCCTGTCGCCCCCCGGTGCCGGTGTCCGCCCCCCCCGGTGCCGGtgtcgttccccccccccccgttcccggtatcgttcccccccccccccggtgccggTGTCGTTCCCCCCCCGGTGCCGGTGTccgcccccccccggtgccGGTGTCCGCCCCCCCCCGTTCCCGGTAtcgttccccccccccgttcccggtgtcgttcccccccccccccgggcggggcggggcgcgcggGGCCGCCCCATCACGtggcgccgccgccgcgcgcACCGGGGGaggcgggagcggcgggagcggcgggagcGGAGCATGGCAGGTACCGGCGGGCGCGCGCCGCTCGCACGCGCGCACCGGGCACGCAGCGGGCACGCAGGCAGAGACACGCGCACACGCACCGGAGGCCCCGCACACGCACGCACCGGCCGGGAACACGCGCACACAGACACGCGCcgtgcacaccccccccccgcagagCGTGCCGCACACGCGCGCACCCGGGGCACGCACGCACacgcgcgcgcgcgcacacatGCACCTGcgtgcacacaccccccccccccccgtgcacACACGTGTGTACCTGCGCATGCTcgcgcacacgcacacgcaaGTGCACGGACACGCGGGACCCTGGGTGCGCACCTGCACGCGGCCGGGCACCCCGGGACCCCCGTGGGGCGAGACCGGAGCGGGGGCGGGGCCGTGTgtccccccgcaccccccgcGTTCAGACCGGGCGCTGGGACCTGCTGGGCCCCGGGAGCCCCTGTGTCCCCGCGTGTCCCCGCGTGTGTgtccctgtgtgtgtgtgtgtgtgtgtgtgtgtccccgcgtgtgtccccccgtgtgtccccccgtGTGTCCTCCCGTGTGTgtccctctgtgtgtgtgtgtgtgtgtgtgtccccgcgtgtgtccccccgtgtgtccccccgtgtgtgtccctgtgtgtgtccctgtgtgtgtgtgtgtgtccccgcGTGTGTCCCCGCGTGTGTCCCCCCGTGTGTCCCCGTGTGTgtccctgtgtgtgtgtgtgtgtgtgtgtgtgtccccgtgtgtgtccctgtgtgtgtccccgtgtgtgtgtgtgtgtgtgtgtccccacgTGTGTCCCCGCGTGTGTCCCCGTGTGTGTCCCTGTGTgtccccgtgtgtgtgtgtgtgtccccgtgtgtgtcccccatgtgtgtgtgtgtccctgtgtgtgtccccgtgtGTGTCCCCGTGTGTCCCCCATGTGTGTGTCCCCGCAGTGTGTCCCCCCATGTGTCCCCCCATGTGTCCCCCCGTGTGTCCCCCTGTGTGTGTCCCTGTGTGTGTCCCTGTGTGTGTCCCCATGTgtgtcccccatgtccccccgtgtccccccatccccctggctctgtgtccccgtgtcccccagcCATGTCACcgtgtccctgtgtccccatgtccccccatccccctggctctgtgtccccgtgtccccgtgtcccctgTCGTCACGTCCCTGTGTCCTCACAGCCCCACAtctccccccgtccccccatCAGTGTCCCCATCCTCCCGGCCCTgggtcccctctccccaccccccgtCCCCGAGCCCCCCTGTCCCCgtgtccctcctccccacagcctCGTGTCCCCTCTTCCCGTGTCCCTGCACGCttgtgtccccgtgtccccgtgcATCCCTGTCCCGTCGTCCCCATCCACAGGCAGGCACGAGGGGGGGGGGCCCAGGGATGCTCTTGGGGggacacccatgggtgctgcccctggggaggaCCCCACACGGCGTGTCCCATCCCGCAGCGCTGGCGGCCGCCTCCCCCGGCGGGGACGAGTGcctggaggaggatgaggacGAGCTGGAGCCGGGGCTGGACGAGGCGGAGGCTGAGCCGGACGCCGGGAGCGGGGCGAAGGCGTTGGGGGGCACCCGGGGGGCCGTGCTCACCCGCCGCAGCATCACCCTCCGCGTCCTGCTCCGCGACGGGCTCCTCGAGCCGGCCCGCGGCGTCCTCTCCATCTACTACCTGGTGAGCCGGGCCGGCGCGGGgacacggggcggggggacagggacgggggACGGGGACCCGGCGGGTGCCTTCCCGCTCACCCCGTACTCCCCAGGGCAAGAAGTTTGTGGGGGACCTGGGGGCGGACGGGACCATCACCTGGCAGGAGACGGGGCAGGTCTTCAACTCGCCCAGCGCCTGGGCCACCCACTGCAAGCGCCTGGTGAACCCCGCCAAGAAGTCGGGGTGCGGTTGGGCGTCCGTCCGCTACAAGGGCCAGAAGCTGGACCAGTACAAAGCCGCTTGGCTGCGCAAGCACCAGCCCAACGCACCCCCCGCCGAGGAGGTGGGTCGGGCGACATCCCCCCCACCCACCGGGAGCCTCGGGTGGCCCCCAGCGTGGGTGGCAGGATGGGTGCCAGCCCGGT
Protein-coding sequences here:
- the STAP2 gene encoding signal-transducing adaptor protein 2, with product MLRSRRSRRSRLPRCARRRRHPGRGRPGPAAPAAPAAGGAGPAGGTAPPRDRHSYEGFVEKRGPRDRGSRGVWAGLRGVPLAFRGGTASLGQGAGGVPEGAEAWRTRVHGGGGQGGPTLGCPQPLAVLDLGELVAVRAEGGGLVLRLRGREVALKGEGPHGVQVPIAVLLQRSRVNRVDQGYVIDVDTPVMCPPSMAEVVRFFVESSKGGLRPPAPRLQPAARGATGGLRGLGGSRGMVLGVVGGGGSLTTARLPPAQPRGLRVLKPSPSPPSPVLQPPGGGPGGAPPFGAIPEEQTYVTEQGERDPQSSAPHPAPLQAVTSPPAGMAEELPKKLQLRRALIED
- the FSD1 gene encoding fibronectin type III and SPRY domain-containing protein 1 isoform X2, producing MGDQEALRKIITTLAVKNEEIQNFIYSLKQMMQNVEANSSRAQEDLEGEFQSLYTLLDELKDEMLMKIKQDRASRTYELQAQLAACAKALESSEELLEAANQALGTANHHDFPQRDDGTRLPPLAQGQGERQHEPLDGGFCPRTPPAPGPRLPARMPDEDSKIDHYVLEYRRTNFEGPPRAKEDQPWMVVEGIKGTEYTLSGLKFDMKYMNFRVRACNKAVAGEFSEPVTLETRAFMFRLDASTCHQNLRVEELSVEWDATGGKVQDVKAREKDGKGRTASPANSPARVVQSPKRMPSGRGGRDRFTAESYTVLGDTLIDGDDHYWEVRYDRDSKAFGVGVAYRSLGKFDQLGKTSASWCLHLNNWLQVSFSAKHANKAKVLDVPVPDCIGVYCNFHEGFLSFYNARTKQLLHTFKAKFTQPVLPAFTVWCGSFHVSSGLQVPSAVKCLQKRNSTASSSNASLP
- the FSD1 gene encoding fibronectin type III and SPRY domain-containing protein 1 isoform X1, which gives rise to MGDQEALRKIITTLAVKNEEIQNFIYSLKQMMQNVEANSSRAQEDLEGEFQSLYTLLDELKDEMLMKIKQDRASRTYELQAQLAACAKALESSEELLEAANQALGTANHHDFPQAAKQIKDSVTMAPAFRLSLKAKVSDNMSHLMVDFAQERRLLQALAFLPVPSTPEIDLAESLVADNCVTLAWRMPDEDSKIDHYVLEYRRTNFEGPPRAKEDQPWMVVEGIKGTEYTLSGLKFDMKYMNFRVRACNKAVAGEFSEPVTLETRAFMFRLDASTCHQNLRVEELSVEWDATGGKVQDVKAREKDGKGRTASPANSPARVVQSPKRMPSGRGGRDRFTAESYTVLGDTLIDGDDHYWEVRYDRDSKAFGVGVAYRSLGKFDQLGKTSASWCLHLNNWLQVSFSAKHANKAKVLDVPVPDCIGVYCNFHEGFLSFYNARTKQLLHTFKAKFTQPVLPAFTVWCGSFHVSSGLQVPSAVKCLQKRNSTASSSNASLP